One Helianthus annuus cultivar XRQ/B chromosome 7, HanXRQr2.0-SUNRISE, whole genome shotgun sequence genomic region harbors:
- the LOC110868003 gene encoding uncharacterized protein LOC110868003 isoform X2, whose protein sequence is MDSVCVYEEKTVIHELSQGMQMANQLRANLHSPEVRDFLIQKILSSYENALYVLQSGYSAERPPPPALSAPSLEQFEFDQPYSFQQSENVISQKRKGSPTWEDQVQASRSKGFKGDVVRYSTSFGLMEDYHQLRFPSHYNEDLLQIYSPLFISPVTSEPNVFTEWGCSSLDFPADLADVHLDFESMNSFF, encoded by the exons ATGGATAGTGTTTGTGTTTATGAAGAGAAGACAGTCATTCATGAGCTATCTCAAGGGATGCAAATGGCTAACCAGCTAAGGGCTAATCTGCATTCACCTGAAGTAAGAGACTTTTTGATACAAAAGATCTTATCTTCGTATGAGAACGCTCTTTACGTTCTCCAATCAGGCTATTCTGCTGAGCGGCCTCCGCCACCTGCCCTTTCAGCACCTAGCCT TGAACAATTCGAGTTCGACCAACCCTATTCGTTTCAGCAAAGCGAAAACGTCATTTCCCAAAAGAG AAAGGGGTCCCCAACATGGGAAGATCAAGTTCAAGCAAGCAGAAGCAAAGGGTTTAAGGGTGATGTTGTTCGATATTCAACATCATTCGGACTCATGGAAGATTACCACCAACTTCGTTTTCCAAGTCATTATAATGAAGATTTATTGCAAATTTATTCACCATTGTTTATCTCCCCAGTTACCTCTGAACCAAATGTTTTCACAGAGTGGGGATGTTCATCCTTGGATTTCCCGGCTGATCTGGCAGATGTACACCTTGATTTTGAATCAATGAACTCTTTCTTTTAG
- the LOC110868002 gene encoding probable WRKY transcription factor 41 yields the protein MGSACVYEEKTVIHELTQGLQMANQLRVNLHSPEVRDFLIQKILSSYENALFVLQSGHSAGQPPPPALPAPNLLESPISFGSPGSEEFKFDQPFSSHQGENIISKKRKGSQTWEHQVRVCRGKGLEGGNAVPSLTSFGLIEDHHHVHFPNQYSEELLHVYSPYSISPVTSESNLFTEWGSSPSMDFPAHLADVPLDFGFINSLF from the exons ATGGGCAGTGCTTGCGTTTATGAAGAGAAGACAGTCATTCATGAGCTAACTCAAGGGCTACAAATGGCTAACCAGCTAAGGGTTAATCTGCATTCACCTGAAGTAAGAGACTTCTTGATTCAAAAGATCTTATCTTCCTATGAGAACGCTCTTTTCGTTCTCCAATCGGGACACTCTGCCGGGCAGCCTCCGCCACCTGCCCTTCCAGCACCAAACCTGCTCGAATCACCGATATCCTTTGGGAGCCCAGGAAGTGAAGAATTCAAGTTCGACCAACCCTTTTCTAGTCATCAGGGCGAAAACATTATTTCCAAAAAGAG AAAAGGGTCCCAAACATGGGAACATCAAGTTAGAGTATGTAGAGGCAAAGGGTTAGAGGGTGGAAATGCTGTTCCATCTTTAACATCATTTGGACTCATTGAAGATCACCACCATGTTCATTTTCCAAATCAATACAGTGAAGAATTATTGCATGTTTATTCACCATACTCTATCTCCCCAGTTACCTCTGAATCGAATTTGTTCACAGAGTGGGGAAGCTCACCCTCTATGGATTTCCCTGCTCATCTGGCTGATGTACCACTTGATTTTGGATTTATTAACTCTTTGTTTTAG
- the LOC110866620 gene encoding probable WRKY transcription factor 53 has product MESACVYDEKKLIHELTQGKQMTEQLMLIPNSVQAKVLLIQKILSNYDNAVSLLDSGLSAAEQLLPPALPVPDLIQSPMSFGSPGSEALKYDQPFSGQQGENIISKKRKRATSENKLESDNYDGYNWRKYGQKDILGARFPRSYYRCSYRNAQKCFATKYVQRTDKDPAEFEIVYKGKHTCNHASQSASPPPTSPEKHEITPTQHHHQLSPPSPNEMLSNLRANLSVNTLDLGGDNDTIPSLLSFSPPSSGLMEDYHQLQFPSYYDNEFFPVTSESFYFSECGSSQSLDFLADPAGVAPSFEFNSLLEG; this is encoded by the exons ATGGAAAGTGCTTGTGTTTATGATGAGAAGAAACTCATTCATGAGTTAACCCAAGGGAAACAAATGACAGAACAGCTAATGCTTATTCCGAATTCAGTTCAAGCAAAAGTCTTATTGATACAAAAGATCTTATCCAATTATGACAACGCTGTTTCCCTTCTTGATTCGGGCCTCTCAGCTGCCGAGCAGCTTTTGCCACCTGCCCTTCCAGTACCTGATCTTATCCAATCACCGATGTCATTTGGAAGCCCAGGAAGTGAAGCATTAAAGTATGACCAACCCTTTTCGGGCCAGCAGGGCGAAAACATCATTTCCAAGAAGAG AAAGAGGGCCACAAGTGAAAACAAGTTAGAGAGTGATAATTATGATGGTTACAATTGGAGGAAGTATGGGCAGAAAGACATTTTGGGTGCTAGGTTTCCAAG AAGCTATTATAGATGCTCATACCGTAACGCCCAGAAATGTTTTGCAACAAAATATGTACAAAGAACAGATAAAGACCCCGCTGAGTTTGAAATTGTATACAAAGGGAAACACACCTGCAACCATGCATCCCAGTCTGCTTCACCACCACCAACTTCACCAGAAAAACATGAAATAACACCAACCCAACATCACCACCAACTATCACCGCCAAGTCCTAACGAAATGCTCTCTAATCTTAGAGCCAACCTGAGTGTGAACACCTTGGATTTGGGTGGTGACAATGACACTATCCCATCCTTGTTGTCCTTCTCTCCACCATCATCTGGACTCATGGAAGATTACCACCAGCTTCAATTTCCAAGCTATTATGACAATGAATTTTTTCCAGTTACCTCTGAATCATTTTATTTCTCGGAGTGTGGGAGTTCGCAGTCATTGGATTTCCTGGCTGATCCGGCAGGTGTAGCCCCTAGTTTCGAATTCAACTCTCTTTTAGAAGGTTAA
- the LOC110868003 gene encoding uncharacterized protein LOC110868003 isoform X1: MDSVCVYEEKTVIHELSQGMQMANQLRANLHSPEVRDFLIQKILSSYENALYVLQSGYSAERPPPPALSAPSLPESSISFGSPESEQFEFDQPYSFQQSENVISQKRKGSPTWEDQVQASRSKGFKGDVVRYSTSFGLMEDYHQLRFPSHYNEDLLQIYSPLFISPVTSEPNVFTEWGCSSLDFPADLADVHLDFESMNSFF, from the exons ATGGATAGTGTTTGTGTTTATGAAGAGAAGACAGTCATTCATGAGCTATCTCAAGGGATGCAAATGGCTAACCAGCTAAGGGCTAATCTGCATTCACCTGAAGTAAGAGACTTTTTGATACAAAAGATCTTATCTTCGTATGAGAACGCTCTTTACGTTCTCCAATCAGGCTATTCTGCTGAGCGGCCTCCGCCACCTGCCCTTTCAGCACCTAGCCTGCCCGAATCATCCATATCCTTTGGGAGCCCAGAAAGTGAACAATTCGAGTTCGACCAACCCTATTCGTTTCAGCAAAGCGAAAACGTCATTTCCCAAAAGAG AAAGGGGTCCCCAACATGGGAAGATCAAGTTCAAGCAAGCAGAAGCAAAGGGTTTAAGGGTGATGTTGTTCGATATTCAACATCATTCGGACTCATGGAAGATTACCACCAACTTCGTTTTCCAAGTCATTATAATGAAGATTTATTGCAAATTTATTCACCATTGTTTATCTCCCCAGTTACCTCTGAACCAAATGTTTTCACAGAGTGGGGATGTTCATCCTTGGATTTCCCGGCTGATCTGGCAGATGTACACCTTGATTTTGAATCAATGAACTCTTTCTTTTAG